From Candidatus Polarisedimenticolia bacterium:
CCCAGCCGGCCGGTGAGGCGCGCCCCTCCCAGCAGCGGAATCGGCTCGCCGTCGGGCGACAAGCCGATGCGCCGGCTGAAAAAGATGTCGTTCTGGGCGGCCGAGCCGAACTGGAACAGCCCGGCGTTCTCCAGGAAGAAATCGCGCTTTTCCGGGAAGAAGAGATCGAAGCGGGTCAGGTTCACCTGCTGAACGTCCGCCTCGACCTGGGCGAAATCGGTGTTGATTGTGGCGTCCAGCGTCAGGTTCGGCGTCATTCCCCATTTGAGCAGATCCAGTCCGGCGTCCCCCTGCGTGTCGCTGTCGGGCTCCGGAACGGGCACCTGGTCGTAGCGCACCAGGCCGTACGGCTTGATCTGCAGCTGCGTGCCGTTGCTGATGCCCTCCAGCACCATCTTGCGGGCCAGCGAGAACGACAGCGTGCCGCGGTAGTTGCGCGGGATGTAGGGGGCGTAGGCCTCCTCGTTCTTGCGGCGGATGGCGCGGAAGAAATTGATTCCCATGACATTCTCGGGAGAGTGCGGGAAGCGCAGGTTCACGAAGGGCAGGCGGATCTCCGCGACCCATCCCTGCCCGTCGATGCGCGACACCACGTCCCAGACCCCGTCCCATTGCGCGTCGAAGATGCGCCCCTCGTCGAAGATCTGGGAATCGTTCTGCACGCCGGCGGCGTTGGTGGAGAACCAGAAGCCGTCCCGTCCGCTGTTCGAGGAGTCGATGGCGAAGGCCAGCTGGTCGTCGCCGATGATGCCGTCGCTGTCGCGCTGCAGGCTCCAGGCGATGATCTTCTCGGGCTCCGAGTCGAAGAAGCGCACCGCCAGGTAGAGGTTGTCGTCATCGTAAGCGATGCGAACCTCGGAGCGCTCGGAGGGGGAGACCTTCTCCTGAGGAAGCTGCTGGACGAAATCATCGATCACCGGCGCCATGCTCCAGACGGGATCGTCCAGCACGCCGTCCAGCTTGGGGGGATCGGTGGTTCGCAGCGGATGGAACAGCGGGGGAGGCTCGGGAAGATCCTCGGCTTTCAGCAGGGAAGCGGACAGGCCCGCCGCCAGGACCAGGAGGCACAAGGCGGACGGCACGCCGCGCCGTCGTGACCGATGCCGGGGGGAAGTCATCGAGGCCACGAAACGACTCTCCGGGATTTGGGCCGGCGCATTCTAGCACACCCATCCGGAGGGGCTGTCGGACGCCTCAGCGACCGGTGC
This genomic window contains:
- a CDS encoding DUF5916 domain-containing protein; this translates as MTSPRHRSRRRGVPSALCLLVLAAGLSASLLKAEDLPEPPPLFHPLRTTDPPKLDGVLDDPVWSMAPVIDDFVQQLPQEKVSPSERSEVRIAYDDDNLYLAVRFFDSEPEKIIAWSLQRDSDGIIGDDQLAFAIDSSNSGRDGFWFSTNAAGVQNDSQIFDEGRIFDAQWDGVWDVVSRIDGQGWVAEIRLPFVNLRFPHSPENVMGINFFRAIRRKNEEAYAPYIPRNYRGTLSFSLARKMVLEGISNGTQLQIKPYGLVRYDQVPVPEPDSDTQGDAGLDLLKWGMTPNLTLDATINTDFAQVEADVQQVNLTRFDLFFPEKRDFFLENAGLFQFGSAAQNDIFFSRRIGLSPDGEPIPLLGGARLTGRLGKTSVGVLDVIQDAAGDEPRTNFAVLRMRRDVLARSSLGMIVTDREAEGDGGGNRVAGADGHITFLQDYNVDFYYAASRSSRLLTDGTLRDEELLSGSSWRLRAGRDGDIWTYVVRQQRIDPGFDPQIGFVQRPDSILSEGVFAWRPRPKESPVRQITLLYNPLYITDHTGELQTRTNFFLSEVNLQSGDFLGVTYEEPFERLTADFEIFPGVVIPPGDYPMRQGSFYVNTFQGRRVISNLNATSGSFYGGHKLTLVEDLTAKMSPHFSIQTRYEWDHVGLPYGDFDVNLWVTRFNVSINPKLFGSALVQVNDIDDDIDLNLRVDWIHHPGADLFFVYNESRNLRTKPTDPPYNERNSTLKLTYLFSF